The Melanotaenia boesemani isolate fMelBoe1 chromosome 17, fMelBoe1.pri, whole genome shotgun sequence genome segment CAACCCCAAAACACTATTGTGGATGACCCCCCTGAAGACAGACAAGAGTAGGTTCTGAATTCAGTAACATAATTATAATGCAATTCTACAGAGTCCTGCAAAGAATTGGATTGTACTGTTAAATATTTTGACTATTTTCCAGGCAAGTGGAGACTAATAACTCAACTACTGAGTGTAAGTTAAAGAAATAACTGGTCTTTTCTTGTAAAACACCCCACCCCTTATGAATGtgatgtttatatatatatttatttatttattttatgctcttTATCCAGGTTGGGTAACAGAACTTCAGAGCTTACCAAGTGACGTACAAATGCAACTACAAGAGGAATCTCTTAATGAGGTGAATATACTGTATCTTATTTTCAGGCAATGAGTAGAAAATCAAGTTGATGAGATAGATGTTTGTCAAACAGAATAACTGCCTTGTCTTTTTATACTTAATTCATAGCACATAACGTGATGGCAACACATTTTTCTGCTTAATTTCttccacaaaccaaacaaattgTCTCCTACAGTTTGACTTAAAACCAGAAGGTCTACACAATGATCCGGTCATGCTGAGCTTAGCAACTAAATCCATAATTGTGATGTAAAAACTTGTTGAAATTTACTATCTGAATATTGGAAGTAAAACACTGGAGGTCAAGAGTTGGTGgcaaacagatgaaaaacagATAACAGATAAACAGATAAAGAGCATGGGTCAGACCACAAATACTAGAGTAATGTaagaataacataaaaaataacacattttcattagttTAAGCCAACTGTTTTCTAATAATTGCATTATATAATAGCGGTGACTGGCCATCTCTTGAATCACGTTAGCCATGTTTCTCCAGCATTTGTTTTGCTCTAAAGTACAAAAGTATAGCaattaatatttacatatttgaattaaaattaattatttctgcTGACTGTTTCCAAACTTGTAAAACTGTAATGCCAAACAGTTTGTATTTCCTAGTATGATATGTGATATTTAACTAAGTTAATCTCTTGCTGAACTTAGTCATGAGTGTTGGTGgtcaaaaaccttttttaatgCCCAATAATGACTTCAAGAAAGGAGCACACATAAATCTTTTCAAGTTTTCTTGCAGGAGGAGAAAGTTTTCTGGGAGGAGTTGCGGGAAAAATACCTTTATCCTCTGCCagttgacaaagagaaacaaaaagagatgCACAGTGCCCTGACAGGGCTGAGAAACAAGGTATGAGTGAAATATATAACATCTCCTACAGAAAGCACATTCAGTTAATCTGAAGTTAAActcatttctttctcttcccaGATCaacttttccttcttctttgtgAATGCCCTGTGGCTAGTGGCAACCTTTACCCTCGAGATCTTTCAAATCTTCTCCATCAAAATAAATATGGTTGATATCAACCTAAACAACACAGGAGACTTCATCCAAATCGAGCCCTTGTCCTTCATGTTCATTCTGGGATTCACTGTGTCAGTTTTGCTCCAGTTTGTTGGCATGTTTTACCACAGGTAAACACTTCTATCAAATTTCCATTTATTCTCAGTATAATCTtatgttaaaacaaaagaaaaagaatcttGAGCGAAAGAGAAtctaacatttttttgtgtgtgtttatccaGAGTCTACACCCTCATCCACTACATAGCTTATCTAGAGACTGAGCCCATCCAAcagaaaagaagacagaaagcaaaagaaaaagctttataGGTATTTATTACTTCTATTGATCACCACAACTTCCACCTCAACATTTGCCTTTAAAAGCGCTTCTGTTATCACAACTCTGCTGATAATATACTAGTCTTGTCTTGATTTCTGGCCCAAAAATTTAAATCAGTCACTGAATCCAGTAGCAAACATTTCACACAAAATGATATGTTTTAGAATTTTTACTGGATCTGAAAAAGAGTCCAAAAGCCCTCAAACTATACGGAAATTCAAGTTTTCCCACAGCAGGAGATGGCAGCATTGTCACATAATTCTActgttttgaacattttttttaattcatttgattatttttaatttagtccAGTAATCCTCaaaacaaaaggacaaaaatgcTTACATACTTTCCATTTTGgacatttatgttttataaagtGCTCTTTCAACTGAAGACATGTCAAACAGCATCCATAATAAatgctaaatataaaaaaatataataataaaatcaagtGGAACAACTTCTGCTCTTAAACTGTGTCTCTGGAACAACTAAAAGTTCTCTGAAAGAGGATCTTAGACTTCTTACGGTCTCATATAGTTTCCAAAGTCCTGATAAATAGATAATAAGTCAGTAAGACCGTAGACTCAATCCTAAAACGAACAGTCTCTGTAAAGCTAAAAACAGGATTAACTGTCTCTCTTTTCTTAGTTCTAGTTAGAAGTGtggcagctgagttctgtacAATCTCTTGCTGATTAAAGGATGGTTTTGTTGGACACATGTAAAGGGGTTATTTTGATATTTGAGACACGAGGAGTAAAAACCATGTCAAATGGTCTCTGAGTCTGAGCAGACAGACCACTGCCAAACCAAACGCTGAAGTTTTAGATGTTCACACAAGAagccagcagagggcagtaTTTAGTTATTGGAATGGGAAACGCTCGAAGTTCAGGGTAGACGTGCTGTCTGCTGAACATATAACTTTCAAAGGTTGCATCCACATTGAAAATAATTACTCTGCTTACTCTGCACATTGCTCCAAACTGTAGATGAGTATATGAATGTGTCTTTATAAACAATTTAACAGAATTTTAACTGAATGATATATTTTACAAGTTAGAAGCTGCATCTTTACTTTCATAATCAGGATCGGAATTGAttcctttaattatttgttaaaaCTGCTGTAAAGGACAAGATTTACTTCCCTCTAAGTGTCCAACCAGACTTGTGTTTTGTAAACcataaataagataaatgatTGATTTTGTTGCTCTATTCATATTTAATTcctgtttattcatttaagtggtaacattttattcattctcCTCCCAGGATAGCATTTCCTCCACTACAGACTCAAActacagctctggggaagaagatGAGAGTTTtgatggtgaagatgatgatgattctTACATAGATCCTAATGCAGGGACTATGGTTTAAACACAGACTGCTGAACTTGGATGAGTTCACTGTGTGTCAGACTTCATGAAGTATTTCTTAATCAGCCTTCAGTCAACATCACCTGAGAATTCTTGACCTCATAAACCAGCATCTGCTGCATCATTTTATTCAAtgtgttcttattttttaaaagcttatGTTTATAACTGAAAGGCTAGGAGGtgaaacttcatttaaaaatcagcttgagtgtttttaatttttcatcagCTTTGATCGCAGTGAATCCATCTGTTATATTGTTACGATGCCAGGTGCAATTTTTcccaaaaaaatattattttttcttaatttcttttgattatttatatttatttttaatcattctGTTACAAATATGATGTATTGTTTTGCAAATGAAGGCAACCATCAAATGAAGGATGTGTGGTTTTGATTTAAACAGTAAGTCATACTCTGGGTTTGCTGCTATTGTTAAAGCactgattatttttataatgtttacaGGAATAagtgaagaaagaaaattattctaGCAAATGAAGGGTATTTTTAAAAGGCTGAAAGGAATAAGTCAGATCATCACTGTAATGTTCAACTGTAGTCAAAGCAGAATTcaaattattcatgtttatttttagctgtCGTATTTCTCAGGTATATTTGTGTATATTGTCACTTTTCACTGTTCTGTactatttataaaaaaaatgcctgtttattgtagtttaaaatgtaaatgttatgtTAATTCGATTctgtataataaataatactatTTTCCCATAAATAACGCCTCTGTTTAGTGGAAAGAACctaaataagacatttttttccctgtcaTCTTTGTCCTTTTTTCACACAAACTCAGGTTTTTACTTGAAtttataaaaaaggaaacaccTGAGTTTGTGGCCAACATTTAGAgcaatattttgttaaaatgaaaatacataacTGTTTTCATTAGTGTAGAatacaagaaaataataataataataataataataataataataataataataataatactctttattttttataataagcAATTTTACCTCTGCCATGTTGAAACAGTAAAGGAAAAGGGAACAAACTCAACACATCTGACACCAGATGTGCCCACATTTGATGACATTCTTAAAGATCATAAAGATCTTAAAGCTTTGGCTGAATGTACCTGTGGAAATAATCTAGTGTTCATGCTGATAGCATGTACAGAAACTGTAATCTTCTGCTCCAAACACAGGTggcagtatgtgtgtgtggtgtagaTGTGGCAGGTTAAAAGACACACGCTATGCATCAGCTAAATAtctgttttaatgcatttagcaacaacaaaactaaaaacagctgGACAGTGACAATTGTGCttgttaaagtaaaataatgatGTTTAAAGTCATCAACACAGCATAattctgctttaaaaatgtggttttgtgctttcatgttttaaagGAGAACACACCatctcctcccctctctctctttctaaaTCTGTTTACAGCAGCTTTCTGGAAGTATAACTAAGTTGTATTGTGACGGTTTTTATCCTAGAACATTCTCTTAGTTTAAGTattcttaaatataaaaactgttttattgcaAAGATGTCTCCATTTTAGCTTTAAGTTGATTGAGTCTATGAAAATCAAGATAAAAACGGACTTAATGCTCAGTTTGTAAATATAACACAACAGATTTCTggtttaaaaaacaatgttCCTTCCATTGaatgaatttaaaatgattCCCTTGTTGTTAGATGTGATGGTGTATTTCAAACTAGTTGTCAAACATGCGTTTACATTTAACTTACACTACTTTTTCCCGCTAAATCCAAGCATTTACTGCTGGAGCACAGCTCTGATGTTCATAGAGAAAACTCCCTTTGGCTTtatgcagcatctgcagcaaaACCTTAGCCAGATTATCAACCCAGAATCGGACCATTGGTCGGTTTATGACACATTTCACTCAATCCATTATTCCATGCACATCTGTAATCTTAAACCAGGTTCAAATTTAAATCTCCAATCTAAACACATTGACTACTGTATGGTGTAGTTTTTAATAACAAATGCTAGTTATGCTTAAAAAGCTTGCATAGCTGCAGGGATGCAGACTACAAGCTCTGCGCTTGCTTGCTGCATCAAGGTGGGATTTAAGTGTAACTATTCAAATTTCATTGGATTTATCAAAAATATAATTCAGAGATCATTTATTAACCAGTTATTGCAAAAtacaatgtaaaacaaacagcttgAGCTAAAATAGTCAATACTTGTAAATTAATTGCAGCTTCTGACCTTTGCGTTGAcatctttattaaataaagcCGTTTTAAAGTCTTTATACTTCCATGACAGTTTGTGTTTACAATCATCTAGTTGTTTTATATAATAGTAGTATTATGTTTGGATATGTTACAGAATTTTACATACAAAAGAGATGTATAAAGCTTATATGATATGACCTAATAAAATATGACCCTTTCATTTAATTACTGAAGCTTCAAAGACAACACTATACACTTAAGCATGGTGCTGTGACAGAACAGAAATGTTAGAAACTCCCAGAACAGAAAGTTCAAGATAAACAGTGTCTCTGGTTTCCTAGTGATGCATAAGTACTCTGCAGATTAACTACTGTACAGCTgagctttatgagctggttgcTAAGGATCAGTGACCCGTAATCTTGGctgcattttattgttttatacatttctggcaAGGTGTGTTCTTAGGTTAGAGTTATACAAACAGCAACCAAAACCTGTAAGGGCCCTTCTGATGAtagataacaaaacaaaaataaaaaaaacaagcacatgtGTTTGGttatttctgtttagtttcAGTTCATCTAACTGCATGACCTCTGTGCACAAGAAAGAAtcatggctgatgttttttCTGGCTTTCCTTTTAATAGTTTCACTTCCCCCTGCCTTCATTTTTATCCAGACAGTATGGTTCCACTTTAATCACAAGCACTAGGAGCAATGTAAAAACCTTTTAGAGGAAAAATTTAATCTAACTTCAGTTCATACTCCCACAACATGCCCTTTATGAGAACATTTACTCACTGTGTGTCTTCACTGAAAGGTCAGCAGTCTAACTAAcataaaaatttactttttttgatgtaaaaaaaaaaaaaaaattcatattaGAAATAAACAGCTTGTACCTTCTCATAATGTGGATTAGTACGATGCACATTTAGTCtcagaaaaatctgtttaaattgCAGGAAGATTCAGGTCTTTGCCATCGTGATCTTTTGCATGTCATGTCTAAGCACATTACTTTTTTTCATGTAACATAATGAGTTAAAATAGATGGTTGTCAGTTCACTAACAACTTGTGTgcaaatctaaatatttaaatatattttagacttttggactgtggtttattttttaactaagactggtattaattcattaaaacattCACATGTACACCAGCATGCTGAAAAGTTCAAGATGCATCCTATGATTTGCAGGTGCATGTACAGCAATGTCTGGAATTACTGATTATTATCATAATGATCTCATAAGGGAGCCAAGCTCAGGCATACATACAGTTATCTATTTTTGATTCAGTTATCTCAACATCACAAAGCTCAGTTTCATTTTATAACTTTATCTCAAGAAATCTGCTTTTAGTTTTTGCAAGATAAATACTGCTGGAACCAGTTATCACAAGATAAGaagctttgttttctcaagTCAGAATCTTTAACAGTAGGTGAAGTCATGCATGTCTCATTCTGGTCACTTCCTGAACCTGAAAGAAAGAATTTCTTGTTTAtcatagtttttaaaataatcaaagtgatatctgaataaaactgttttgttttagtaaGCTTGTTTTGTAAGGGTTTCAAGCATGGCCCCTCTCGGTTTCTGTGGTCTGCAGGTTCTTCCTGTCATACTGGTGAGTCACTGACAGCAGGTTGACAAGAATCAGGAGCAATCCAATACAAAGTTCAACCCTTTTATGTTTTAACCCAGTGTTTACACTGCCCAAATGGCCTTAATTCCAAATTGCATGAATTGAGGAGAGGTTTGCTTCCTCAGCTGAGCAGCTGGACAGGGCTGAGTGGATTATAGCAGCCAGAAACTGGTCTGAATGACCCTGGCTGCTGTTAGCTGCTTGCTTGGACTATCCTGTCCATGTGGGTTTTGGCTACCACCCACTTGCACCGTAGTTGTCCTGGCGACTAACAGCTAACGCCTGCTTGTTCAGCCTGGTGAATGTCCCCAAACCTCTGTTGTCCTCTGACAGATTAATAGCCTAGCTGCTCAATTACTCTGTTCCTCAACAGCCA includes the following:
- the LOC121656308 gene encoding chitin synthase-like; protein product: MQLQEESLNEEEKVFWEELREKYLYPLPVDKEKQKEMHSALTGLRNKINFSFFFVNALWLVATFTLEIFQIFSIKINMVDINLNNTGDFIQIEPLSFMFILGFTVSVLLQFVGMFYHRVYTLIHYIAYLETEPIQQKRRQKAKEKAL